The following is a genomic window from Lentimicrobium sp. L6.
GGTAGAAAGAGATTATACAAATCTTAAATAAAATCTCTATTTACTTTTTAGCGTATTTGTATTTTTTACCTCCAAGGCATATTCCCAATATATCATTAAACCATTTACAGGAGAACCTCACCTGATTTAAAACACTCATGCCTTTGCTCCTGATGGCTTTGATATTGATGAAATTGCAGAAGGTGGAGAAAATATTGTAATGCCAGTAAGCATTTTTAATTCTGGGGTTGAAACGGCTAGCTGAGTTTCTGCGGTCATTATCTGTAGCGATCTAGATATTACTATTACAAGTGATCACAAAACATATAATGATATCATTTCAGATGGAGAAGTATGGAGCAATGGCGGATATGAGTTTACAATTAATGAAAACTGTATAGAGAAAGATGTGTCTTTTGTATTTATCATCACCACCAATGAGGAAAGTTGGTCTGACACTTTCGTCTTACATTTATATCCTAAAGATGCTTTTGGAATTTCAGAATTGGATAAAGATATCTACATCATCTATCCTAATCCAAATGAAGGAGTCTTTAACATCAGAGCGGAGAACTTATCCAAAGAAACCAATTATCAGATTCTAAATGCTGCTGGTAAGTTGGTTAGAAGTGGGTATATTCAACACTCAAGCTTTAATGAAACTCAAATTAATATTGGATATATAGAAAACGGAATCTATCTATTAAGACTAATAGAAAATATTCAATCTGTTAACTATAAATTTATCGTGCGATAAGATGGACCAAAGCTTTCAGTTTTTCACATTTAGTCCAACTTATTAACAATGATACTAAATAACTAGTTTTCTGTCACATATAAATTATTAACAAGCCAGATACTTATGTTGTTTTTGGGTATTTTTGAAGGCTCATTTTCAACCTAATTCTGTTCTATGTTTTTAATTTACGATACTGAAACCACTGGTTTACCTAAGGATTATAATGCACCTATCACCAATTCGGATAATTGGCCACGTATGGTCCAAATTTCTTGGCAATTGCATGATGATAAAGG
Proteins encoded in this region:
- a CDS encoding T9SS type A sorting domain-containing protein; this encodes MSFVFIITTNEESWSDTFVLHLYPKDAFGISELDKDIYIIYPNPNEGVFNIRAENLSKETNYQILNAAGKLVRSGYIQHSSFNETQINIGYIENGIYLLRLIENIQSVNYKFIVR